The following proteins are encoded in a genomic region of Sneathiella marina:
- a CDS encoding ubiquinone biosynthesis protein COQ4 — protein sequence MDINEDQARYIMAVLKMIATANGTIEMHDIHRRTIEAIAKHLLISHIDLESLPGNLPEAAEEVEAKMRHEVIHIAAIMAVLEVEGKGKRAQTLAELAKHWKLEKGFVLGVTGLVENHKMRIFLHVLQASKVELGGGALTQVWDIAKARLRLDGDKKLLARYQSYRNLPEGTLGHEMLRYYDDNGFNLPGKPDNYFSNALIKHDFHHVLSGYSTSPLGEIAVQFFDAGISKIDYSSALVALVAQFQIAMTIDSTIPTWINQFDPEIAFLAMERGQACTENYLDEDYDFYALATEKLSDIRKRFNISEQGMLVSGPTDKWCGPLGKPYERANDELIKPATLKI from the coding sequence ATGGACATCAATGAAGATCAAGCTCGCTACATCATGGCGGTCTTGAAAATGATTGCTACGGCAAATGGAACGATCGAGATGCACGATATACATCGTCGTACCATTGAGGCGATTGCTAAGCATCTGTTGATATCGCATATTGATCTTGAAAGTTTACCTGGCAACCTTCCTGAGGCCGCCGAAGAAGTAGAAGCTAAGATGCGTCACGAGGTCATCCATATCGCGGCAATCATGGCTGTTCTTGAAGTCGAGGGCAAAGGTAAGCGGGCACAAACCCTAGCAGAGCTGGCAAAGCATTGGAAACTCGAGAAAGGTTTTGTTCTAGGGGTGACCGGGCTGGTTGAAAATCACAAAATGAGAATTTTCCTTCATGTCTTGCAGGCTTCCAAAGTAGAGCTGGGAGGAGGAGCTCTGACCCAGGTTTGGGACATTGCTAAAGCACGTTTGAGGCTAGATGGGGATAAAAAATTGCTAGCCCGCTATCAGAGTTATCGCAATCTACCTGAGGGTACACTCGGCCATGAAATGCTGAGATATTATGACGACAACGGATTTAATTTGCCCGGTAAACCTGATAACTACTTCTCAAATGCGCTGATCAAACACGATTTCCATCATGTTTTGTCAGGCTATTCCACCTCCCCACTGGGTGAAATTGCGGTCCAGTTTTTTGATGCGGGAATTTCAAAAATAGATTATTCATCAGCCTTAGTTGCTTTAGTGGCTCAATTTCAAATAGCTATGACAATTGATTCTACCATCCCTACCTGGATCAATCAGTTTGATCCAGAAATTGCATTCCTGGCAATGGAACGAGGACAAGCCTGCACTGAAAACTATTTGGACGAAGATTACGATTTTTATGCGCTGGCAACCGAGAAATTATCTGATATTCGAAAGCGGTTCAACATTTCAGAGCAAGGAATGCTTGTCAGCGGCCCAACTGATAAATGGTGTGGGCCGCTCGGAAAACCTTATGAAAGAGCTAATGATGAATTGATCAAACCTGCGACTTTGAAAATCTGA
- a CDS encoding IclR family transcriptional regulator translates to MKKDTTLQTVSRAVRVLRCFDGGSLDLSLKELTERMALNKVTVLRLARTLVMEGLLVHDSRTGLYRLSFGCIGLARKLVNRDGLFECALTYMEEVRQNTNETVCLIVREELDRVTTHSLPSFQQVRFVLEVGDRRPVYMGAAGQCLISELSESELETIFAQADDRPGQEYKAVSKAEALDRLALVRKRGWAIGRGEWSSEAAGAAAPIHGSDGTVRGAISVVMPITRAADEYMENCARTAKKAALQISKELSRQHQ, encoded by the coding sequence ATGAAAAAGGACACCACATTACAGACCGTTAGCCGTGCCGTTAGAGTATTGCGTTGCTTCGATGGGGGCTCGCTCGATTTATCCCTAAAGGAACTGACCGAACGCATGGCTTTAAACAAAGTGACGGTTTTGCGTCTGGCACGAACCCTCGTAATGGAGGGTTTATTAGTTCACGATTCCCGAACGGGCCTCTATCGGTTGTCTTTCGGCTGTATAGGGCTGGCCCGCAAGCTAGTAAATCGCGACGGACTATTCGAATGCGCCCTGACTTATATGGAAGAAGTCCGCCAAAATACGAATGAAACAGTTTGCCTCATTGTCCGTGAAGAGCTGGACCGTGTGACCACGCATTCTTTACCAAGTTTTCAGCAGGTCCGTTTTGTCCTCGAAGTCGGCGACCGTCGCCCGGTTTATATGGGTGCCGCAGGTCAATGTTTGATTTCTGAGCTGTCTGAGAGCGAACTTGAGACGATTTTCGCGCAAGCCGACGATAGACCGGGTCAGGAATACAAAGCCGTCAGCAAAGCCGAAGCTTTAGACAGGTTAGCCCTGGTTCGAAAGCGCGGCTGGGCAATTGGTCGTGGCGAGTGGTCTTCAGAAGCGGCAGGTGCCGCCGCGCCAATCCACGGCAGCGATGGAACCGTTCGTGGGGCAATCAGCGTCGTCATGCCGATAACACGCGCTGCAGACGAATATATGGAAAACTGTGCCCGGACCGCAAAGAAAGCCGCCCTTCAAATATCAAAAGAGTTGTCACGACAACATCAATAG
- a CDS encoding TRAP transporter permease, with protein sequence MNSLASSEQLLSPFQRSVRWVLIVAAVCMVVYHLFTVYGVVLGSFEHQNLHLAFLLVVLFLDRLVTSKTKTESSVQFILIFAAIGATTYVGLNMTRLEEDIGFPEPTDIIIGLIAIAVCIEATRQAWGWTLPIVAAIFIAYFFLGHYIPGPLSHRNFNFEYVISYLSIGLTGLYGNFLAISANQIFLFVLFGSLMGLLKISDFLSELSKMVSGRMRGGPGLAAVISSSMIGMVTGASVANVAITGAFTIPYMKKVGYKPALAGAIEATASTGGQLMPPVMGAAAFLMAFFVGVPYADIMIAGIVPAVLFYICVFFGVQSVSVISDIKAPKETADRRIVLIGIPSFVIPVGLIALLLMLHYSTGVAAFWAIVSCLCIAYIRKDRPSARELLTRVVEGAVVGAKIGVSLAIVGIISQSLITTGLGGKIAGLVELLSAGNLHLALIMTMVVAIILGCGVPPAAAYSLVAIVVAPTLVKMGVPILSAHFFCFYFAIISAVTPPVALGALAGAGIARAPYFATAFRAFVLSLSGFIIPYLIVYNPVILLSGEFDFWGLGSIITVPIALISCTLLVYRAWLLRFSGYETAIGLAAMVIGFSFSIFGDRWPFPAQFAVLVSDIALFGLLALSQRHYHRKSVEL encoded by the coding sequence ATGAATTCTTTGGCTTCCTCTGAACAACTCCTCTCGCCATTCCAACGTTCCGTCCGGTGGGTGCTGATTGTTGCCGCAGTCTGCATGGTCGTCTATCACTTGTTTACTGTTTACGGTGTCGTCCTTGGTAGTTTCGAGCATCAAAATCTTCATCTCGCCTTCCTCCTTGTCGTCCTTTTTCTGGATCGGCTGGTGACTTCAAAAACAAAAACCGAAAGCTCGGTGCAATTTATTCTGATCTTCGCGGCGATTGGAGCGACAACCTATGTCGGTCTCAACATGACCCGGCTGGAAGAAGATATAGGTTTTCCAGAACCGACGGATATTATAATCGGATTGATCGCTATCGCTGTTTGCATAGAGGCCACCCGGCAGGCTTGGGGGTGGACGCTACCGATTGTCGCGGCAATATTTATTGCCTACTTTTTTCTCGGCCATTATATACCGGGCCCCTTGTCTCATCGAAATTTCAATTTTGAATATGTGATTTCCTATCTGTCGATTGGATTAACCGGTCTTTACGGTAATTTTCTCGCTATCTCGGCCAATCAGATTTTTCTATTTGTTCTTTTTGGCTCGCTCATGGGCTTGCTCAAGATCAGCGATTTTCTTAGTGAGTTGTCAAAAATGGTTAGCGGTCGAATGCGCGGTGGGCCAGGGTTGGCGGCCGTCATTTCCAGTTCAATGATCGGAATGGTAACCGGCGCATCAGTAGCCAATGTCGCAATAACGGGAGCGTTTACCATCCCGTATATGAAAAAAGTCGGTTACAAACCAGCTCTTGCGGGTGCAATTGAGGCGACGGCATCAACGGGCGGTCAGTTAATGCCACCGGTGATGGGCGCAGCAGCCTTCCTGATGGCCTTTTTTGTCGGCGTACCCTATGCGGATATAATGATTGCCGGGATTGTTCCGGCGGTATTATTTTACATTTGCGTATTTTTTGGGGTGCAAAGCGTCTCCGTAATTTCCGACATCAAGGCGCCGAAAGAAACGGCCGACCGGCGGATTGTACTTATCGGCATCCCCAGTTTCGTTATCCCGGTTGGATTGATTGCACTTTTGTTGATGTTGCATTACTCCACGGGTGTCGCTGCGTTCTGGGCGATTGTTTCTTGTTTGTGTATTGCTTACATTCGCAAAGATCGGCCATCGGCACGTGAGTTATTGACCCGCGTCGTAGAAGGGGCCGTTGTCGGCGCTAAAATCGGAGTGTCGCTGGCGATTGTCGGGATAATTTCACAAAGTCTCATAACCACTGGTCTAGGAGGAAAGATTGCTGGTTTAGTTGAATTACTATCTGCGGGCAACCTTCACCTAGCGCTCATTATGACTATGGTCGTTGCCATAATCCTCGGGTGCGGTGTGCCGCCAGCAGCAGCCTATAGCTTAGTTGCTATTGTCGTCGCACCAACTCTAGTGAAAATGGGCGTTCCGATTTTGTCAGCTCATTTCTTCTGCTTTTACTTCGCCATCATTTCTGCGGTGACCCCGCCAGTCGCACTCGGTGCTTTAGCCGGTGCTGGAATTGCACGCGCACCTTATTTCGCCACGGCTTTTCGCGCTTTTGTACTGTCCTTGTCGGGTTTCATCATTCCATATCTGATCGTTTACAACCCTGTCATTCTCCTATCCGGGGAGTTCGACTTCTGGGGGCTTGGCTCAATCATTACGGTTCCAATTGCTTTAATCTCCTGTACCCTGCTTGTGTATCGGGCTTGGCTGCTACGCTTTAGCGGATATGAAACTGCCATAGGGTTAGCGGCAATGGTAATTGGGTTTTCGTTCAGCATCTTTGGGGATCGCTGGCCTTTTCCCGCTCAATTCGCTGTTTTAGTTTCTGATATTGCCTTGTTTGGATTATTGGCTTTATCGCAGCGGCATTATCATAGAAAATCAGTTGAGCTGTGA
- a CDS encoding APC family permease, producing the protein MKSVSTEQKHQIGVLTLTLITAALFMTLRNMPMMAETGMKMIAFNIITIIAYLIPVALVSAELATGWPRNGVFHWVEAAFGTRLGFVAVWLQWSQSIFGITSIVAYVAASLAYAFDPSLGSNRYFIVSVVLAVYWAATIANFRGTKGSGLISTFAVSVGVLLPTVMLIGLGAIYVGTGNALQINTELTVKNLVPSIWETGNLVLFLSFIFGFVGVEVSASHAREVKNVHRTYPLAVFSAAAIGFVLTLMGGMAVSAILPAASIDQINGAMQAFSAFFSHFGLIWLTPVVAVLVALGAAGQVSTWIVGPVKGILAAGQAGNLPVWAQKVNSQGVPTNLLLLQASLISLIAMSFLVVEDVNTAFLILTSIAVLIYSLMYALMYAAAIRLRYSHPEVERAYKVPGGKIGIWIVAGIGLLASAACFAIGFIPPVLGGLSITSFELMMVAGVVSVTVIPFIVFAFRRSGWLR; encoded by the coding sequence ATGAAATCTGTTTCGACTGAACAAAAACATCAGATTGGCGTGTTAACGCTCACTCTGATCACCGCAGCTTTGTTCATGACCTTGCGCAACATGCCGATGATGGCTGAAACCGGCATGAAGATGATTGCGTTTAATATCATTACCATTATTGCCTATTTGATCCCCGTTGCCCTGGTCTCGGCGGAACTCGCCACCGGTTGGCCCAGAAATGGTGTTTTTCATTGGGTTGAGGCTGCTTTCGGAACACGCCTCGGCTTTGTTGCCGTATGGCTGCAATGGTCACAGAGTATATTTGGAATAACCTCGATCGTTGCCTATGTTGCCGCATCCCTAGCCTATGCGTTTGATCCGTCTCTCGGGTCCAACAGGTACTTTATTGTTTCGGTTGTTCTGGCTGTATATTGGGCGGCAACCATTGCGAATTTTCGGGGGACCAAGGGCTCCGGTTTGATCAGCACATTCGCGGTTTCAGTCGGTGTTCTTTTGCCCACTGTGATGCTGATCGGTCTAGGAGCCATATATGTCGGTACGGGTAACGCCTTGCAGATTAACACCGAGCTGACTGTGAAAAACCTGGTCCCGTCAATATGGGAAACCGGCAACCTAGTCCTCTTCCTCAGTTTTATATTCGGGTTTGTCGGTGTCGAAGTGTCGGCAAGCCATGCCAGAGAGGTAAAAAATGTTCATCGAACTTATCCCCTTGCCGTATTTAGCGCGGCGGCAATCGGATTCGTCTTAACCTTAATGGGAGGAATGGCCGTTTCTGCTATTTTGCCGGCCGCCTCAATTGACCAGATCAACGGAGCCATGCAAGCGTTCTCAGCCTTCTTTTCCCATTTCGGATTGATATGGCTTACTCCCGTCGTTGCTGTACTTGTCGCCTTGGGGGCAGCCGGCCAGGTCAGCACCTGGATTGTGGGCCCTGTAAAAGGGATACTGGCAGCCGGCCAGGCAGGAAATCTTCCTGTTTGGGCGCAAAAGGTCAATTCTCAGGGAGTGCCGACAAACCTTCTTTTACTACAAGCGTCCCTGATATCACTTATTGCGATGTCCTTTTTGGTTGTTGAAGACGTGAACACAGCCTTTCTCATCCTCACCTCCATCGCCGTCCTCATCTATTCGCTTATGTATGCCCTGATGTACGCGGCTGCCATCCGCCTGCGATACAGCCATCCAGAGGTGGAGCGGGCTTACAAAGTACCGGGCGGAAAAATAGGTATCTGGATTGTTGCCGGGATTGGATTACTGGCGTCAGCTGCCTGCTTCGCTATTGGTTTTATTCCGCCTGTGCTTGGCGGTCTGTCAATTACATCCTTTGAACTAATGATGGTTGCGGGTGTGGTGTCCGTCACCGTCATTCCCTTTATAGTATTTGCTTTCCGGCGGTCTGGTTGGCTCCGGTAG
- a CDS encoding TAXI family TRAP transporter solute-binding subunit, which yields MKKRNLIPIVASLVACLAVSQTAVAEELALFAGPFGTGSYALGNAIEQISKKADAGVNVVASESPGLVFNVRKLAKEPDLKTATFTPYTTGLGYLAVNGLKPFKKKHPPAKLIANYLLGSVWLATFDPEIKSIKDLAGKRVALGRPPQILWTVEPELILSKGWGLHDEITIERLGTKPAAQALLDGKVDAAIIGGYANVSSGEFKPSPQTAELMASGRTLYHIPWGKDAVQKTMDSGVGINHLSVPTGAVAGMDAPMNGFFDAIAWVAYPELPDETVYNLTKMIIDHVGEFKEYHALGKLMAPGTLAYGWKPENIHPGALKAYREAGLVK from the coding sequence TTGAAAAAGCGAAACTTAATACCAATCGTCGCGTCACTCGTCGCCTGCCTTGCTGTTTCACAGACCGCAGTTGCGGAGGAACTGGCGTTGTTTGCTGGTCCATTCGGTACAGGCAGCTATGCCCTGGGTAACGCCATAGAACAGATTTCAAAAAAGGCTGATGCAGGTGTCAACGTTGTTGCATCTGAATCACCCGGACTTGTCTTCAATGTCCGCAAACTTGCCAAGGAACCAGATTTAAAGACAGCTACTTTTACGCCTTATACTACCGGTCTTGGTTATTTGGCTGTTAACGGTCTGAAGCCGTTCAAGAAAAAACACCCACCCGCCAAACTTATTGCCAACTACCTCCTTGGCTCGGTCTGGTTGGCGACTTTCGATCCGGAAATCAAATCTATCAAGGATCTGGCCGGCAAACGTGTGGCCCTTGGGCGTCCGCCACAGATTTTATGGACGGTCGAACCTGAGCTGATTCTGAGCAAAGGTTGGGGCTTGCACGACGAGATTACGATTGAACGGCTTGGCACCAAGCCGGCCGCACAGGCGTTGCTCGACGGCAAAGTGGATGCTGCGATTATTGGCGGTTACGCAAATGTCTCCAGCGGTGAATTCAAGCCAAGCCCGCAAACCGCCGAACTGATGGCATCTGGACGTACCCTCTATCATATTCCATGGGGTAAAGACGCCGTACAGAAAACCATGGATTCCGGTGTCGGCATAAACCACCTTTCCGTTCCAACCGGCGCAGTCGCTGGTATGGACGCCCCGATGAACGGCTTTTTCGACGCCATCGCCTGGGTCGCCTATCCGGAACTTCCCGATGAAACCGTCTACAATCTGACCAAAATGATCATCGACCATGTTGGTGAGTTCAAGGAATACCACGCCCTCGGCAAATTAATGGCTCCTGGCACTCTGGCTTATGGCTGGAAGCCGGAGAACATTCACCCGGGCGCATTGAAAGCCTATCGGGAGGCAGGGTTGGTTAAGTAA
- a CDS encoding CaiB/BaiF CoA transferase family protein: MNTDHDLSEEHNQPLHGLRILDISTMIAAPVASTLLADFGAEVVKVELPESGDVMRQLPPHKDGAPLWWKVTNRNKKGITLDLRKEEGKEIFRRLIPKFDVLTENFRPGTLDRYGFSKEILMELNPDLIILRITGYGQSGPMASRPGFARIAEAYSGFTSLCGIPGQPPMHIGYPVADGITGMFGAIGILIACFRQKTRKDAHGEEIDLSLVDSMLRMLEFSVIEYDQLGVVRERSGNRSQYAGPSNVYLTEDKRWFSMSASAQPVFERFARAIGRPDLIENPDYATNSARVENADALDQIIIPWIGSHTQDEIMEIFSRDGVSGGPVNNARDVFESKHLQYRKSFVEVDDSELGTVTMQNVIPVMTEAPGKVHSTGPTLGQHNDEILSSLIGLSEEEIDDLSRKGVI; encoded by the coding sequence ATGAACACGGATCACGACTTGAGCGAGGAACACAACCAACCCCTACATGGATTGCGTATTCTCGATATCTCGACAATGATTGCGGCTCCGGTTGCAAGTACGCTGCTTGCTGATTTTGGCGCCGAAGTGGTTAAGGTGGAATTGCCTGAATCTGGAGATGTCATGCGTCAACTCCCCCCTCATAAGGATGGCGCACCCTTGTGGTGGAAGGTTACTAACCGAAACAAGAAAGGGATAACGCTTGATTTACGTAAAGAAGAGGGGAAAGAAATTTTTCGCCGCTTGATCCCCAAGTTTGATGTATTAACTGAAAATTTTCGACCTGGAACCCTGGATCGGTATGGGTTTAGCAAAGAAATCCTGATGGAATTGAACCCAGACTTAATTATCCTCAGAATTACCGGGTACGGACAGAGCGGACCAATGGCCTCACGCCCTGGTTTTGCCCGTATTGCCGAAGCCTATTCTGGATTCACTTCGCTTTGCGGTATACCGGGCCAGCCACCGATGCATATTGGATATCCTGTTGCAGATGGGATCACGGGTATGTTTGGTGCCATTGGTATTCTGATTGCCTGCTTCCGTCAAAAAACCCGTAAAGATGCTCACGGAGAGGAAATTGATCTGTCGCTGGTCGATTCTATGCTTCGTATGCTTGAATTTTCAGTAATCGAATACGATCAGCTCGGTGTCGTTCGCGAGCGTTCCGGCAATCGCAGCCAATATGCTGGACCCAGTAATGTCTATCTGACAGAGGATAAGCGCTGGTTTTCGATGAGTGCTTCGGCGCAACCTGTATTTGAGCGCTTTGCACGGGCTATAGGGCGCCCGGATTTGATTGAAAATCCAGATTACGCTACCAATTCGGCGCGTGTCGAAAACGCTGACGCCCTAGATCAAATCATTATTCCGTGGATTGGCAGTCATACACAAGACGAAATCATGGAGATTTTTTCCCGAGACGGCGTCTCCGGGGGCCCTGTCAATAATGCCCGCGATGTTTTCGAATCAAAGCATCTTCAGTATCGAAAATCATTCGTCGAAGTCGACGATAGCGAACTGGGCACTGTAACAATGCAAAACGTAATACCTGTAATGACCGAAGCTCCTGGTAAAGTTCACAGCACCGGGCCGACCCTTGGCCAACACAACGACGAAATTCTATCATCATTGATTGGCTTGAGTGAAGAAGAGATAGATGATCTAAGCCGAAAGGGTGTTATATGA